The stretch of DNA TAATTTCAAAAGAGGCTTCTTATATAACCGGACATGTTTTAAATGTAAATGGGGGAGCTTTTATTTAAAAATATCGAAAAAAACATAAAAAATCTATTTACAAAAGTTTAAAAAAGTTGTATAATCTATGCGTGGCTATAAATTATCGCGGCAAATAATTTATGGGGAGTATGAAAATATGGCAAAAATGATGGGACCTAGATTTAAACAATCAAGAAGACTAGGCTTAAATGTATGCGGACACCCAAAAGCTAACAAAAGAATGGGTAAAGGTCTTGCAAGAAACGACAAAAAATTAACAGAATATGGTTTACAATTACTTGAAAAGCAAAGATTAAGAGCTTACTATGGAGTTATGGAAAAACAATTCAGAACTTATGTAGAAAAAGCACTTAGACAAAAAGAACGTATAACAGGGGATGCTCTTGTTATGATGTTAGAAACAAGATTAGATAACCTTGTTTACAGAATGGGTTTTGCTTCTTCAATTAGACAAGCAAGACAAATGGTAGTTCATGGACATATGCTTGTTAATGGAAAGAAAGTTGATATACCTTCATACGCAGTACAAGTTGGAGACGAAATCACTTTAAGAGAAAAATCACAAAAAGTTGAAATGTTCAAAGAAAACTTTGAATCTACATTCTTAGGAGTTGTTCCTTACATCGAAAAGAAAGAAGGATTAAAAGCAACTTTAACAAGAATGCCGGAAAGAGACGAAGTTCCTATTGAAATTCAAGACTCATTAGTAGTAGAATTCTACTCAAGATTAATTTAACAAAACAAAGCACGAATTATCGTGCTTTTTTGTTTGTAAAAAATTGGAAAACACACAAAAAAAGGTGATGTATTTGAATATAACATCACCTTTTGTCTTAAATAATTATTTCTTTTTTATAAATAAAGCTATTACAAATGCTACAAAACTTGGAATTATCCAGTTAAAACCTATACTGCTTAATGGTAAAATAGTTATAAATTTTAAAATTCCTAATTGTTCATAAAGTACTTGAATAAAACTTATTGTAACTGCTGTAAAAGCAGGTAATTTAAAGATTAAATCATTTTTTATTTTATCTTTAAAGAATGCAAGTATAATCAGAATTATTGTCGGTGGATAAACAACGGCAAGTATTGGAGCACCGATTTTTACTATTCCACTAACTCCGATTATTGCAGTTACAGTTCCGAATAAACATATACAAAGTATAAATGTAGAATATTTTATCTTTCCTTTTGTAATATTCACTAAATATTCTCCGGATGCAGATGTAAGACCTATCGAAGTTGTCAAACAGGCAAGAAATGAAGCTAAACCTAAAGCAACTTTCCCTGCATTTCCTAAAAGATTTTGTGTTACATTTACGATTATTTGTGATTGCTCAACATCCAGTCCATATTTTGCAGAAACGGTTGCTCCTAGATATGTAAGTCCACCATAAATCAATCCTAAAGTAGTACAAGCAATAAGACCTGATTTAAACAGCATTTTTATTTGTTGTTTAGGTTCACTATAACCTTTATTTTTTAGTGTTAATAATAGAACTGATCCTACTGCTAGAGATACAAAACAGTCCATTGTTTGATAACCGTCAATTAATCCTTTTCCTAAAACACTGTTTATTTTAGCAGTTTCTGCAGGAGCTCCAAGTGGAGAAATAATTCCTTTAACGATTATTACAACAAGTGCAAGAATTAAAAAAGGAGTTAAAAATTTTCCAATAATATCTACAACTTTTGATGGTCTTACAGTTAAAAAGTAAGTCAGCATAAAAAATATTATAGCTACTGCTGTTATAGTAAAAGTATTATGAAATCCCAATATAGGTTTAATTCCCATTTCATAAGCAGTCGCACCTGTTCTTGGAATTACAAGAAGAGGTCCAACACACATAATAACCATAAAACTTAAAACTAAGGCCGGTTTCTTTCCTATTGGGCTGAAAAATTTCATTATATCACATTCATAGCATGTAACTGCCATTAAAGCTACAAGGGCAAGCCCTACAGCTGTAACTGTAAAACCTAAAAATGTTATAAACCATGAACTACCGGAAAGAACTCCCAAATATGGGGGAAAAATCAAGTTTCCTGCTCCAAAAAACATTGCAAAAAGTGCAAATCCGAATGTTAACATATCAATTATGCTATTTTTTTTGCTCATTACATTCTCTCTCCTTAAAAATAAAAAAATTAAAATATCAAAACTTACAAAATTTTGTATTTTGTATAACAATATTTTACAAGAAATTCAGAAAAAACTCAATACTAAAAATGGTGTTTATAAAAATTTTTTATGTATTTTTTGCTATTTTTAAAAAATTTAAACAATTATTTTAAATTCATTTTTTTAAGTCAATTATTTTACAATAAACTAATGAAAAAATTTTTGAAATATGGTAGAATAGATATTGTGAAAGAAAACATTTTTGGAGGTATGATATGAAAAGAAATGAAGTTGATAAAAGTTTAACTTGGAATTTGAGTGATCTTTTTAAAACAGAAGAAGATTATAAAAGTGCCCTTAAGGAAATTGTTGAAAAAACAGATGAACTTGTAAAGATTTATGAAGGAAAACTTGACTGCTATTGTACTATAAATAGCTGTTTGGAAGATTTAAAACCTATTTATGTATTGATTGATTTAACTGCAAATTATGCAAGTTTGGACTATGAAACAGATTTAGGTGGAAAAGAACAATTTGAAAGAATGGTAGATTTTGAAAATACCATTGCTCCGGCTTATGCAAAACTTAGCTTTGTTGAAACTGAAATTTTAGCAAATGATAAAAGAATTATAGAAAAAGCTATGAAAGAAAATTCTGAAAATAGAAGATTTTTAGAAAAACTTTTAGATAGAAAAGATCATACTTTATCAAAAGAAGTTGAAAGCACACTTTCAGCTTTATCAGGAAGTTTTGAAACTCCTTATAGAGTATATCAACAATCAAAAATGCAAGATTTATCTTTTGAAGATGTTGAAGTAAATGGTGTAAAAACTCCAATGACTTACAATATTTTTGAAGGATGTTTTGAAGTTGATTCAAATACTGAATTTAGAAGAGAGGCTTTTAAAAAATTCTACAAGACTTTAGCAAAATACGAAAATACATTTGCAAGTGCATATTATAGCAATGTTCAACAAGATAAGGCAATGTCTAAAGTTAGAAAATACGACAGTGTCTTTGATTATCTTTTGTCTTCACAAGAAGTTACAATGGATATGTACAATAGACAATGTGATGTTATTATGGAAAAACTTGCACCACATATTAGAAAATATGCAAGACTTCTAAAGAGAGTAAATAAATTGGATAAGATGACTTTTTCAGATATGAAAATGCCATTAGATTCTGAATTCCAAAAAGTTTATAGCATCGATGAATGTAAAAATATGGTAATTGATGGATTATCAGTTTTAGGAAATGATTATAAAGCTTATTTGGAAAGAGCTTTTGATAATAGGTATATTGACTACGTGGATAATGAAGGAAAGGCATCGGGAGCTTTCTGTGCAAGTCCATACAAAGTGCATCCTTATGTACTTTTAACTTGGTCAGGAAATATGTCCGACATTCTTACTATTGCTCATGAACTTGGACATGGTGGTCATTTTTCACTTTGCCACCAAAATCAAAATATTTTAAATGTTGATTGTTCAACTTATTTTGTAGAAGCACCATCAACAACAAATGAATTGATTATGGCTCATTATCTTCT from Parvimonas micra encodes:
- the rpsD gene encoding 30S ribosomal protein S4; this encodes MAKMMGPRFKQSRRLGLNVCGHPKANKRMGKGLARNDKKLTEYGLQLLEKQRLRAYYGVMEKQFRTYVEKALRQKERITGDALVMMLETRLDNLVYRMGFASSIRQARQMVVHGHMLVNGKKVDIPSYAVQVGDEITLREKSQKVEMFKENFESTFLGVVPYIEKKEGLKATLTRMPERDEVPIEIQDSLVVEFYSRLI
- the brnQ gene encoding branched-chain amino acid transport system II carrier protein, coding for MSKKNSIIDMLTFGFALFAMFFGAGNLIFPPYLGVLSGSSWFITFLGFTVTAVGLALVALMAVTCYECDIMKFFSPIGKKPALVLSFMVIMCVGPLLVIPRTGATAYEMGIKPILGFHNTFTITAVAIIFFMLTYFLTVRPSKVVDIIGKFLTPFLILALVVIIVKGIISPLGAPAETAKINSVLGKGLIDGYQTMDCFVSLAVGSVLLLTLKNKGYSEPKQQIKMLFKSGLIACTTLGLIYGGLTYLGATVSAKYGLDVEQSQIIVNVTQNLLGNAGKVALGLASFLACLTTSIGLTSASGEYLVNITKGKIKYSTFILCICLFGTVTAIIGVSGIVKIGAPILAVVYPPTIILIILAFFKDKIKNDLIFKLPAFTAVTISFIQVLYEQLGILKFITILPLSSIGFNWIIPSFVAFVIALFIKKK
- the pepF gene encoding oligoendopeptidase F, whose protein sequence is MKRNEVDKSLTWNLSDLFKTEEDYKSALKEIVEKTDELVKIYEGKLDCYCTINSCLEDLKPIYVLIDLTANYASLDYETDLGGKEQFERMVDFENTIAPAYAKLSFVETEILANDKRIIEKAMKENSENRRFLEKLLDRKDHTLSKEVESTLSALSGSFETPYRVYQQSKMQDLSFEDVEVNGVKTPMTYNIFEGCFEVDSNTEFRREAFKKFYKTLAKYENTFASAYYSNVQQDKAMSKVRKYDSVFDYLLSSQEVTMDMYNRQCDVIMEKLAPHIRKYARLLKRVNKLDKMTFSDMKMPLDSEFQKVYSIDECKNMVIDGLSVLGNDYKAYLERAFDNRYIDYVDNEGKASGAFCASPYKVHPYVLLTWSGNMSDILTIAHELGHGGHFSLCHQNQNILNVDCSTYFVEAPSTTNELIMAHYLLEKAKTDRERRWILSEIISKTYYHNFVTHFLEAYYQREVYKIIDKGGAVDAETLNTLFKETMEKFFGEDVELVDGVERTWMRQPHYYMGLYSYTYSAGLTIGTQMCLNILKDNSKAKQWIEVLKAGGSKNPVDLAKMADVDITTDKPLLNTIEYIGSLIDEMERLTDKIEQE